The stretch of DNA TTGCTAATTGATAATTAGTAATTGGTAATTGGTAATTGGTAATTGCTAATGGCTAATTGCTAATTGCTAATTGCTAATTGGTAATTGCTAATTGCTAATTGCTAAGCGGGTTTGGTGGGCGCTCGCACTTGAAGCTTGTTACTTTCATCGATAGATGGTTGAGGCGAGCGCCCACCCTACTAACTAACTGACAACCAACTACCAAGCTAACAGTTTAGTTTACAAAGGCATAACTTGCCGGACAAATTTATCTAACCTTTCCATTCCTTTTTCAATTGTAGCTAAATCAGTCGCATACGATAAGCGAATGTGGTCATCAGCGCCAAAAGCAATACCCGGAATTACCGCAATTTGCTGCTGTTCTAGCAAAGCATCGCAGAATTCCAAGGAAGTCATGCCAGTTTTGGCAATATTGACAAACATATAAAAAGCGCCATCAGGTTTAGCGCAACTAATTCCAGGTATGGCATTGAGTAAATCAAACATTACCTGTCGCCTTTGTGCAAAAGCGAGACGCATTTTTTCAACACAGTCTTGTTCGCCTTCAAAAGCAGCAATCGCGCCGTATTGTGCGAAAGTACAAACATTCGATGTACTGTGTCCTTGAACAGTGATTGCTGCTTTAATTAATGCTAGAGGCCCTGCCAAATAACCAATGCGCCAGCCGGTCATTGAATAAGCTTTAGCAAAGCCACTGCTAATAATTGTTCTCTCAAAGATTTCTTTGCCAAAAGAACCGATGCTAGCGTGTTCGGCTCCATCATAGATAATTTTTTCGTAAATTTCATCAGAAACAACTAAGATATCTCGCTCAACTACAACCTCTGCCAGAGCTTTAATTTCCGCAGGTGAATACACCATTCCCGTCGGATTAGAAGGAGAATTGAGGATAAATAACTTCGTGCGGTCAGTAATAGCTTGACGCAGTTGTTCGGGTGTGATTTTATAGCCCGTAGAAGCATCAGTCGGAACAATTACAGGCTTACCACTAGCGAGTTTTACCATTTCTGGATAGCTTAACCAGTAGGGAGATGGAATAATTACCTCATCTCCCCGATCGATCAGCGCCATCATTAAGTTGTAGAGAGAATGTTTGCCGCCATTGGTAACAATAATATTTTCAGCTTGGTAAGAGAGATGATTCTCCTCGCGTAGTTTGCGAGCGATCGCTTCTCTGAGTTTCGGTTCTCCAGCAGCAGGGCCGTATTTAGTTAAGCCAGAGTCTAAAGCAAGTTTAGCCGCCGCTTTGATGCGATCGGGTGTATCAAAATCCGGTTCCCCAGCGCTGAAGCTACAAACATCAATCCCCTGAGCCTTCATTGCCTTAGCCTTAGCTGCGATCGCCAAAGTTAAAGAAGGAGGAACTTCGCCCACTCGTGCTGCCAGTTGAATCATGATTATTTTAGATTTTTAGATTTTAGATTTTAGACTTTAGATTTTAGATTTTAGATTGGGTTGCGGCTACCTTCAACCCTAATATCAGGTAATTTTGACACTTCCCTGACTTTTAAGGGAAAAGCTCGCCCAGCTCCAAAGTCAGATAAACTTGTACAGAGTCCTGCGGAGGGTGAAAATTCGAGTTAACCGCACCCAAATCACAATACTCTTGGATATGTTTAGATAAAATCACATTGCTGCCTAAATTATAGGCGCAACTTACGTCTCATCATTAAAAAATGCTTTCCCTGCATTGGCCTCATAGGTGGAATAACTTGATAGTGAAGCCTTCCCACTTTTTGCGCTACGGGGTCGCGATCTTAGCAGTGGCGATCGCGCTCATGCTCACACTGTTGCTCAAACCGCTACTAGACTCCACCCCTACGCCATTATTTTTTGCAGCCGTAGTGTTGAGTTCTGGGTACGGTGGTTTTGGGCCTGGCTTAGTAGCCGCAGTCGTCTGTACCCTGGTCATTAACTACTATTTTCTAGAGCCGCTCAATTCGCTGCACTTTACAGGTTTTGGCGACATCCTGTTATTGAGCTCTTTCGTCACCGTAGCCGCATTCATCAGTTGCCTCAACGCCAGCCGCCAGAAAGCAGAAAAAACGCTGCTCCTTAGCCTAAAAGAAGTCAGAAATCGCAACCGGCAGCAAGAAGCGATCGCGATGCTGGGTCAACAAGCGCTTGCGGATACAGAGCTTTCTGCCCTCATGGATGAAACTGTTATCCTCGTTGCCCACACTCTAGAAGTAGAATACTGCAAACTTTTGGAACTGCTTCCCGACAGCCGCGCCTTGCTACTACGGGCGGGTATCGGTTGGCGTGAAGGACTCGTAGGTAACGCCATTATAGGTGCAGATCTAGATTCTCAGGCTGGTTACACCCTCTTTTCCTCTGAACCTGCGATCGTTACCGACTTGCGTACCGAAACGCGGTTCAGCGGCCCGCCATTGCTGCTGGAACATCAGGTAATTTCAGGTATGAGCGTCATTATTAGTGGCCGAAACCGACCTTGGGGCGTTCTAGGCGCACACACTAAGGAGCAACGAAAATTTACTAAAGATGATATTAATTTCTTTCAAGCTGTAGCGAACATTTTGGCTGAAACTATAGAACGCCAACTGACTGAAGCTGAACGCGACCAATTTTTAGAGCAGGAGCAAGCAGCACGGGCCGAAGCTGAGGCTAACGAGCGGAATTATCGGTTTTTAGCCGAAACTATTCCCCAGATCGTCTGGACAGCTAGGCCAGACGGCTATCTAGATTACTACAACCAGCGTTGGTTCGACTACACGGGAAAAACTTTAGAGGAAACACAAGGGTGGGCATGGCAGAGAATACTGCACCCAGAGGATTTACAGCCTTGTTTGGAGGCTTGGAACCACGCAGTGGCAACGGGGGAAAATTACGAAATCGAGTATCGCTTCCAGCGGGGGTCAGACGGAAGCTACCGCTGGCATTTGGGTCGGGCTTTGCCGTTGCGGGACAAAGGGGGTCAAATTGTGAAATGGTTTGGAACCTGTACTGATATTGACGATCAAAAGCAGGCGGAAACAGAGCGATCGCTGCTTTTGGAGCGAGAACAGGCGGCGCGGGCCTTGGCGGAGCTATCTGCCGAGCGGGTACACGGTCTGCAAATGGTGACGGATGCTGCGATCGCTCCCCTGGCGATCGATGACTTACTTTCGGAGTTGCTAGATCGGCTTAGCGAAATTCTGCGCGTGGATACAGCGGCGATCTTGCTGGTGGATACTGACGATACTCTCTCGCTGAAGGCAGCTAAAGGGTTGGAGGCAGAAATAGATCGTTTCGTCCGTATCCCCCTGGGCCTTGGCTTGGCGGGACGAATTGCAGCGGATTGCCAACCGCTATCGATCGAGCGCGACGCTTATACTCAAGCTTATAGTCCCCTACTGCAAGAGCGCCAGA from Kamptonema formosum PCC 6407 encodes:
- a CDS encoding pyridoxal phosphate-dependent aminotransferase gives rise to the protein MIQLAARVGEVPPSLTLAIAAKAKAMKAQGIDVCSFSAGEPDFDTPDRIKAAAKLALDSGLTKYGPAAGEPKLREAIARKLREENHLSYQAENIIVTNGGKHSLYNLMMALIDRGDEVIIPSPYWLSYPEMVKLASGKPVIVPTDASTGYKITPEQLRQAITDRTKLFILNSPSNPTGMVYSPAEIKALAEVVVERDILVVSDEIYEKIIYDGAEHASIGSFGKEIFERTIISSGFAKAYSMTGWRIGYLAGPLALIKAAITVQGHSTSNVCTFAQYGAIAAFEGEQDCVEKMRLAFAQRRQVMFDLLNAIPGISCAKPDGAFYMFVNIAKTGMTSLEFCDALLEQQQIAVIPGIAFGADDHIRLSYATDLATIEKGMERLDKFVRQVMPL
- a CDS encoding GAF domain-containing protein, encoding MKPSHFLRYGVAILAVAIALMLTLLLKPLLDSTPTPLFFAAVVLSSGYGGFGPGLVAAVVCTLVINYYFLEPLNSLHFTGFGDILLLSSFVTVAAFISCLNASRQKAEKTLLLSLKEVRNRNRQQEAIAMLGQQALADTELSALMDETVILVAHTLEVEYCKLLELLPDSRALLLRAGIGWREGLVGNAIIGADLDSQAGYTLFSSEPAIVTDLRTETRFSGPPLLLEHQVISGMSVIISGRNRPWGVLGAHTKEQRKFTKDDINFFQAVANILAETIERQLTEAERDQFLEQEQAARAEAEANERNYRFLAETIPQIVWTARPDGYLDYYNQRWFDYTGKTLEETQGWAWQRILHPEDLQPCLEAWNHAVATGENYEIEYRFQRGSDGSYRWHLGRALPLRDKGGQIVKWFGTCTDIDDQKQAETERSLLLEREQAARALAELSAERVHGLQMVTDAAIAPLAIDDLLSELLDRLSEILRVDTAAILLVDTDDTLSLKAAKGLEAEIDRFVRIPLGLGLAGRIAADCQPLSIERDAYTQAYSPLLQERQIQSLMGVPLLVEGRVLGVVHVGTVEVRQFSSEDLQLLQLAGDRVAMAIDRANLYEAEQIARQQAEAANRIKDEFLAMVSHELRTPLNSILGWAQILRNRKMNETKVNKALETIERNAKQQAKLIDDILDVSRIIRGKIRLQVEPLNLVPIIQEAVDTHLAAAQAKNIAIEFLQADPTIAVLGDADRLHQVVGNLLSNAIKFTPVGGRVKVRLDRDWGWGGSDWHLGNPKSSGLIPGGIGEKQNRKLQYALICVKDTGIGIAPEFLPQVFEGFRQADGSITRPHGGLGLGLTIAHYLTELHGGTVKATSGGIGEGATFTVKLPIAEGVSDRPLEPLPAESPTTPPSVIRGIPTPLSGVRILVVDDDADTCELIATVLGQFGAVVKTVSSAKLALEAIEQARPDLLVSDIGMPGENGYQLIRKVRQLEAERGGYIPAIALTAYARDEDRRQAMQAGFQLHFPKPVEPALLAAVLANLAGHN